A genomic stretch from Serratia entomophila includes:
- the murC gene encoding UDP-N-acetylmuramate--L-alanine ligase produces MNTQQLAKLRTIVPEMRRVRHIHFVGIGGAGMGGIAEVLANEGYQISGSDLAPNPVTQQLSALGATIYFNHRPENVLDASVVVVSTAISADNPEIVAAREARIPVIRRAEMLAELMRFRHGIAVAGTHGKTTTTAMVSSIYAEAGLDPTFVNGGLVKAAGTHARLGSSRYLIAEADESDASFLHLQPMVAIVTNIEADHMDTYQGDFENLKQTFINFLHNLPFYGRAVMCVDDPVVRELLPRVGRHITTYGFSEDADVRIESYSQVGPQGHFTLSRQDKPLLTVTLNAPGRHNALNAAAAVAVATEEGIADEDILRALAGFQGTGRRFDFLGEFPLEPVNGKAGSAMLVDDYGHHPTEVDATLKAARAGWPDKRLVMIFQPHRYTRTRDLYDDFANVLSQVDVLLMLDVYAAGEAAIPGADSRSLCRTIRNRGKLDPILVSDADTVPETLAQLLQAEDLVLVQGAGNVGKIARKLAELKLQPQNKEEARHD; encoded by the coding sequence ATGAATACACAACAACTGGCGAAACTACGTACTATAGTGCCCGAGATGCGACGCGTCCGGCACATTCACTTTGTCGGCATCGGTGGTGCCGGCATGGGTGGTATCGCCGAAGTGTTGGCTAACGAAGGTTATCAGATCAGCGGCTCAGACCTGGCGCCTAACCCGGTCACCCAGCAGCTGAGCGCGCTCGGGGCGACGATTTACTTCAATCACCGCCCGGAAAACGTGCTGGACGCAAGCGTGGTGGTGGTGTCTACCGCCATCTCCGCCGATAACCCGGAGATTGTCGCCGCCCGTGAAGCGCGCATCCCGGTGATCCGCCGCGCCGAAATGCTGGCCGAGCTGATGCGTTTCCGCCACGGCATCGCCGTCGCCGGCACGCACGGCAAGACCACCACCACGGCGATGGTGTCGAGCATTTATGCCGAAGCCGGCCTGGACCCGACCTTCGTCAACGGCGGGCTGGTGAAGGCGGCGGGTACCCACGCGCGTCTGGGTTCCAGCCGTTACCTGATTGCGGAAGCGGATGAGAGCGATGCGTCGTTCCTGCATCTGCAGCCGATGGTGGCGATTGTCACCAACATTGAAGCCGACCATATGGATACCTACCAGGGCGACTTCGAGAACCTGAAGCAGACCTTTATCAATTTCTTGCACAACCTGCCGTTCTACGGCCGCGCGGTGATGTGCGTCGACGATCCGGTGGTGCGCGAGCTGCTGCCGCGCGTGGGCCGCCATATCACCACCTACGGCTTCAGCGAAGATGCTGACGTGCGCATCGAGAGCTACAGCCAGGTTGGGCCGCAGGGGCACTTCACCCTGAGCCGTCAGGATAAACCTTTGTTGACGGTAACCCTGAACGCGCCGGGCCGCCACAATGCGTTGAACGCGGCGGCGGCGGTGGCGGTGGCGACTGAAGAAGGCATTGCCGACGAAGATATTTTACGCGCGCTGGCGGGCTTCCAGGGCACCGGGCGCCGCTTCGATTTCCTGGGCGAATTCCCGCTCGAGCCGGTCAACGGCAAAGCGGGCAGCGCGATGCTGGTGGACGATTACGGCCACCATCCAACGGAAGTGGACGCCACGCTGAAAGCGGCGCGCGCCGGCTGGCCGGACAAGCGCCTGGTGATGATTTTCCAGCCGCACCGCTACACCCGTACCCGCGATCTGTACGACGACTTCGCCAACGTGCTGTCGCAGGTGGATGTGTTGCTGATGCTCGACGTGTACGCCGCAGGCGAAGCGGCGATCCCGGGCGCGGACAGCCGCTCGCTGTGCCGCACCATCCGCAACCGCGGCAAGCTGGATCCGATTCTGGTTTCCGATGCCGATACCGTGCCGGAAACGTTGGCGCAGCTGCTGCAAGCCGAAGATCTGGTGCTGGTGCAGGGCGCCGGCAACGTGGGCAAAATCGCCCGCAAACTGGCTGAGCTGAAGCTGCAGCCGCAGAATAAAGAGGAGGCGCGTCATGACTGA
- a CDS encoding D-alanine--D-alanine ligase, translating into MTDKVAVLLGGTSAEREVSLQSGTAVLAGLREAGIDAHGVDTRDFPVTQLKEQGFSKVFIALHGRGGEDGTLQGLLEFLELPYTGSGVMASALTMDKWRTKMVWQSMGLPVAPYVALNRRQYAGGEKAALLDRVASLGLPVIVKPSREGSSVGMSKVSESGALEAALEEAFRHDDDVLVEKWLSGPEYTVAMLGDQVLPSIRIQPAGVFYDYQAKYISDDTQYFCPSGLSAEQEAEMAALALRAYRGLDCSGWGRVDVMQDSDGSFYLLEVNTSPGMTSHSLVPMAARQFGLSFSQLVARILELAD; encoded by the coding sequence ATGACTGATAAAGTGGCCGTACTGTTGGGCGGCACCTCCGCTGAACGTGAAGTCTCGTTGCAATCCGGCACCGCAGTGTTGGCCGGGCTGCGCGAAGCAGGCATTGACGCGCACGGCGTCGACACCCGCGACTTCCCGGTAACTCAACTGAAAGAGCAGGGCTTCAGTAAGGTGTTTATTGCGCTGCACGGTCGCGGCGGCGAGGACGGCACCCTGCAGGGGCTGCTGGAATTCCTCGAGCTGCCTTATACCGGCAGCGGCGTGATGGCTTCGGCGCTGACCATGGACAAATGGCGCACCAAGATGGTGTGGCAGTCGATGGGCCTGCCGGTGGCGCCTTATGTGGCGCTGAATCGCCGGCAATACGCCGGCGGTGAGAAAGCCGCGCTGTTGGATCGCGTGGCGTCGCTGGGGCTGCCGGTGATCGTTAAGCCGAGCCGCGAAGGCTCCAGCGTCGGTATGAGTAAGGTCAGCGAAAGCGGCGCTCTCGAGGCGGCGTTGGAAGAAGCCTTCCGCCATGACGACGACGTGCTGGTGGAAAAGTGGCTGAGCGGGCCGGAATACACCGTAGCAATGCTGGGCGATCAGGTTCTGCCGTCGATCCGCATTCAGCCGGCCGGGGTGTTCTACGACTATCAGGCCAAGTACATTTCGGACGATACCCAATATTTCTGTCCGAGCGGCCTGAGCGCGGAGCAGGAAGCCGAGATGGCGGCGCTGGCGTTGCGCGCCTATCGCGGCCTGGACTGCAGCGGCTGGGGCCGCGTAGACGTGATGCAAGACAGCGATGGCAGCTTCTATCTGCTTGAGGTGAATACCTCTCCGGGCATGACCAGTCATAGCCTGGTGCCGATGGCGGCGCGCCAGTTTGGATTAAGCTTCTCGCAGCTGGTAGCGAGAATTTTGGAGTTGGCCGACTGA
- the ftsQ gene encoding cell division protein FtsQ codes for MSQAALNARDREVDNNPRRSNGTQLAGMIFLLMVLGTVLWSGWAVIGWMKDASRLPLSRLVVTGERHYTTNDDIRQAILALGAPGTFMTQDVDVIQQQIERLPWIKQASVRKQWPDELKIHLVEYVPVARWNDLHMVDADGKSFSVPAERVGKQKLPLLYGPEGSEQDVLEGYRTMSSMLAASKFTLKMAAMSARHSWQLALDNDVRLELGRDDRAGRLQRFIELYPVLLQQGQAESKRVSYVDLRYESGASVGWAPLPIEPAAGGQQNSNQQQNQAQAKQQ; via the coding sequence ATGTCGCAAGCTGCCCTGAATGCGCGCGATCGCGAGGTGGACAATAACCCGCGCCGCAGCAATGGAACCCAATTGGCGGGAATGATCTTCCTGCTGATGGTGTTGGGAACGGTCCTGTGGAGCGGTTGGGCGGTGATTGGCTGGATGAAAGACGCCAGCCGCCTGCCGCTCTCGCGACTGGTAGTGACCGGGGAACGTCACTACACCACCAACGATGATATTCGTCAGGCGATTTTGGCGCTGGGCGCGCCGGGCACCTTCATGACGCAGGATGTCGATGTCATCCAGCAGCAGATTGAACGCCTGCCGTGGATCAAGCAGGCCAGCGTGCGCAAGCAGTGGCCGGATGAGCTGAAGATCCACCTGGTGGAGTATGTGCCGGTGGCGCGCTGGAATGATTTGCATATGGTGGATGCCGACGGCAAATCATTCAGCGTGCCGGCAGAGCGGGTAGGCAAACAGAAATTGCCGCTGCTTTATGGGCCGGAAGGCAGTGAACAGGACGTTCTGGAAGGCTATCGGACCATGAGCAGCATGTTGGCGGCCAGCAAATTTACGCTGAAAATGGCGGCGATGAGCGCCCGCCATTCCTGGCAGTTGGCTTTGGATAACGATGTTCGGCTGGAGCTGGGTCGTGACGACCGCGCCGGGCGTTTGCAGCGGTTTATCGAGCTTTATCCGGTATTGCTGCAGCAGGGCCAGGCGGAAAGCAAGCGCGTCAGCTACGTCGATTTGCGCTATGAATCCGGCGCTTCGGTAGGTTGGGCGCCGTTGCCCATCGAGCCGGCGGCTGGCGGTCAGCAAAACAGTAATCAGCAACAGAATCAGGCACAGGCAAAACAACAATGA
- the ftsA gene encoding cell division protein FtsA: MIKSTDRKLVVGLEIGTAKVSALVGEVLPDGMVNIIGVGSCPSRGMDKGGVNDLESVVKCVQRAIDQAELMADCQISSVYLALSGKHISCQNEIGMVPISEEEVTQEDVENVVHTAKSVRVRDEHRILHVIPQEYAIDYQEGIKNPVGLSGVRMQAKVHLITCHNDMAKNIVKAVERCGLKVDQLIFAGLAASYAVLTEDERELGVCVVDIGGGTMDMAVYTGGALRHTKVIPYAGNVVTSDIAYAFGTPPTDAEAIKVRHGCALGSIVSKDESVEVPSVGGRPPRSLQRQTLAEVIEPRYTELLNLVNDEILQLQEQLRQQGVKHHLAAGIVLTGGAAQIDGLAACAQRVFHTQVRIGQPLNITGLTDYAQEPYYSTAVGLLHYGKESHLSGEAEVEKRASVGNWFKRINSWLRKEF, encoded by the coding sequence ATGATCAAGTCGACGGACAGAAAACTGGTAGTTGGACTGGAGATCGGTACTGCAAAAGTCTCCGCATTGGTAGGGGAAGTTCTGCCCGATGGCATGGTCAACATTATCGGGGTGGGCAGTTGCCCGTCTCGCGGTATGGATAAGGGTGGCGTAAACGACCTGGAGTCGGTGGTGAAGTGCGTACAGCGCGCCATCGATCAGGCCGAGCTGATGGCGGATTGCCAGATTTCTTCGGTTTACCTCGCGTTATCGGGGAAACATATCAGCTGTCAGAACGAAATAGGGATGGTTCCTATTTCCGAAGAGGAAGTGACTCAGGAAGATGTGGAGAACGTGGTGCATACCGCTAAATCGGTACGCGTTCGCGACGAGCACCGCATCCTGCACGTTATCCCTCAGGAATACGCCATCGACTATCAGGAAGGCATCAAGAACCCGGTTGGGTTGTCCGGCGTGCGCATGCAGGCCAAGGTGCACCTGATCACCTGCCATAACGATATGGCGAAGAACATTGTCAAGGCCGTGGAACGCTGCGGCCTGAAGGTTGACCAACTTATTTTCGCCGGTCTGGCCGCCAGCTATGCGGTGTTGACCGAAGATGAACGCGAACTCGGCGTCTGCGTAGTGGACATCGGCGGCGGCACCATGGATATGGCGGTGTACACCGGCGGTGCGTTGCGCCACACCAAGGTTATCCCTTACGCCGGGAACGTGGTCACCAGCGATATCGCCTACGCCTTCGGCACGCCGCCGACAGACGCGGAAGCGATCAAGGTTCGGCACGGCTGTGCGCTTGGGTCGATTGTTAGCAAGGATGAGAGTGTAGAGGTGCCTAGCGTCGGGGGGCGTCCCCCGCGGAGTCTGCAAAGACAGACACTGGCTGAAGTTATTGAGCCACGCTACACCGAACTGTTGAATCTGGTTAACGATGAAATTTTGCAATTGCAGGAGCAACTGCGTCAGCAAGGGGTGAAGCACCATCTGGCAGCGGGTATCGTGCTGACCGGCGGCGCCGCCCAGATTGATGGCCTGGCAGCCTGTGCGCAACGGGTGTTCCACACCCAGGTACGCATCGGCCAACCCTTGAACATCACGGGTCTGACGGATTATGCGCAGGAGCCTTACTACTCTACGGCGGTAGGTCTGCTGCACTATGGAAAAGAGTCTCACCTGAGCGGTGAGGCAGAAGTAGAAAAACGCGCCTCGGTGGGCAATTGGTTTAAACGCATCAATAGCTGGCTGAGAAAAGAGTTTTAA
- the ftsZ gene encoding cell division protein FtsZ has translation MFEPMELTNDAVIKVIGVGGGGGNAVEHMVRERIEGVEFFAVNTDAQALRKTAVGQTIQIGSGITKGLGAGANPEVGRNSAEEDREALRAALDGADMVFIAAGMGGGTGTGAAPVVAEVAKDLGILTVAVVTKPFNFEGKKRMAFAEQGIAELSKHVDSLITIPNDKLLKVLGRGISLLDAFGAANDVLKGAVQGIAELITRPGLMNVDFADVRTVMSEMGYAMMGSGIACGEDRAEEAAEMAISSPLLEDIDLSGARGVLVNITAGFDLRLDEFETVGNTIRAFASDNATVVIGTSLDPEMNDELRVTVVATGIGMDKRPEITLVTNKQASQPVMDHRYQQHGMSPLPQEVKPAAKVVNDQAAQPNKEPDYLDIPAFLRKQAD, from the coding sequence ATGTTTGAACCAATGGAACTAACCAATGACGCGGTGATTAAAGTCATCGGCGTCGGCGGTGGCGGTGGCAACGCCGTTGAACACATGGTGCGCGAGCGCATCGAAGGTGTCGAATTCTTCGCCGTTAATACAGACGCTCAGGCGCTTCGTAAAACGGCAGTTGGCCAAACCATCCAGATTGGTAGCGGTATTACCAAAGGTCTGGGTGCGGGCGCGAACCCGGAAGTGGGTCGCAATTCAGCGGAAGAAGACCGTGAAGCCCTGCGCGCGGCGTTGGATGGCGCAGACATGGTCTTCATCGCAGCCGGCATGGGCGGCGGTACCGGTACCGGTGCGGCGCCGGTGGTGGCTGAAGTTGCCAAAGATCTGGGTATTCTGACAGTGGCCGTGGTTACCAAGCCTTTCAATTTCGAAGGCAAGAAACGCATGGCGTTCGCTGAGCAGGGTATCGCTGAGCTGTCCAAGCATGTGGACTCCCTGATCACTATCCCGAACGACAAACTGTTGAAAGTTCTGGGCCGCGGTATTTCTCTGCTGGACGCGTTCGGCGCGGCCAACGACGTGCTGAAAGGCGCGGTGCAGGGTATCGCCGAGCTGATCACCCGTCCGGGCCTGATGAACGTCGACTTCGCCGACGTGCGCACCGTGATGTCCGAAATGGGCTACGCGATGATGGGTTCCGGCATTGCCTGCGGTGAAGACCGCGCTGAAGAAGCGGCCGAAATGGCGATTTCCAGCCCACTGCTGGAAGACATCGACCTGTCCGGCGCGCGCGGCGTGCTGGTCAACATCACCGCCGGCTTCGACCTGCGTCTGGATGAGTTCGAAACCGTGGGTAACACCATTCGCGCCTTCGCTTCCGACAACGCCACCGTGGTTATCGGTACCTCGCTGGATCCGGAAATGAACGACGAACTGCGCGTAACCGTGGTTGCGACCGGTATCGGTATGGACAAGCGTCCTGAAATCACCCTGGTGACCAATAAGCAGGCCAGCCAGCCGGTGATGGATCACCGTTATCAGCAGCACGGCATGTCACCGCTGCCGCAGGAAGTGAAGCCTGCAGCCAAGGTGGTTAACGATCAAGCTGCGCAGCCGAATAAAGAGCCCGACTATCTTGATATTCCAGCCTTCTTGCGCAAGCAGGCGGACTAA
- the lpxC gene encoding UDP-3-O-acyl-N-acetylglucosamine deacetylase: MIKQRTLKRIVQATGVGLHTGKKVTLTMRPAAANTGVIYRRTDLNPPVDFPADAKSVRDTMLCTCLVNEHDVRISTVEHLNAALAGLGIDNIIIEVDAAEIPIMDGSASPFVFLLLDAGIEELNSAKKFLRLKDTVRVEDGDKWAELSPHNGFRLDFTIDFNHPAIDASTQRYRLDFSADSFVRQISRARTFGFMRDIEYLQSRGLALGGSFDCAIVVDDYRVLNEDGLRFEDEFVRHKMLDAIGDLFMCGHNIIGAFTAYKSGHALNNKLLQAVLAKQEAWEYVTFQDEAEMPLAFKAPSTVLA, translated from the coding sequence ATGATCAAACAAAGGACATTAAAACGTATTGTTCAGGCGACTGGCGTCGGTTTGCATACCGGCAAAAAAGTCACGCTGACAATGCGCCCCGCGGCGGCTAATACCGGGGTCATCTATCGTCGCACTGACTTGAATCCACCGGTTGATTTTCCGGCTGATGCAAAATCCGTGCGTGATACCATGCTCTGTACTTGCCTGGTGAATGAGCATGACGTGCGTATTTCTACCGTTGAGCATCTCAACGCCGCACTGGCTGGGCTCGGCATCGACAACATCATCATTGAAGTTGACGCCGCCGAAATCCCAATCATGGACGGTAGTGCCAGTCCGTTCGTGTTCCTGTTGCTGGATGCCGGCATCGAGGAGCTGAACTCAGCGAAGAAATTCCTGCGTCTGAAAGACACCGTGCGTGTTGAAGATGGCGACAAGTGGGCCGAGCTGTCCCCGCATAACGGGTTCCGCCTGGACTTCACCATCGACTTCAATCACCCGGCTATCGACGCCAGTACGCAACGCTACCGTCTCGATTTCTCCGCCGACTCGTTCGTGCGCCAAATCAGCCGTGCGCGTACCTTCGGTTTCATGCGTGACATCGAATACCTGCAGTCCCGCGGTTTAGCCCTGGGCGGCAGCTTCGACTGCGCCATCGTGGTGGATGACTACCGCGTGCTGAACGAAGACGGTCTGCGTTTCGAAGACGAATTCGTGCGTCACAAAATGCTGGACGCCATCGGCGACCTGTTCATGTGCGGCCATAACATTATTGGCGCGTTCACCGCGTACAAGTCTGGCCATGCTCTGAACAACAAACTGCTGCAGGCCGTGCTGGCCAAGCAGGAGGCCTGGGAATACGTGACGTTCCAGGACGAAGCGGAAATGCCTCTGGCATTCAAGGCGCCGTCCACCGTATTGGCGTAA
- a CDS encoding DUF721 domain-containing protein — MRDSRPQLLDVLFDDASAADKGPLHNVQQRAVALLKLNRAVKGLLPAQLHPWCRVANFRQGILVLETANASWMMRLRYEQPALLSALRAQILPSLSSIDIRINPGLMAKGSNQLQNAEKKPEKTAPLRHLSQESAEELKVLASRSPEKLRKILERLAALAGEGANTTSRDK; from the coding sequence ATGCGCGATAGCCGTCCACAATTATTAGATGTCCTGTTCGACGACGCGTCTGCAGCAGACAAAGGGCCGCTGCATAACGTCCAGCAACGCGCGGTAGCGCTGCTCAAGCTTAACCGTGCAGTGAAGGGCCTGTTGCCCGCTCAACTGCATCCCTGGTGCCGCGTCGCGAATTTCCGACAGGGTATTTTAGTGCTAGAAACGGCAAATGCCAGCTGGATGATGCGCTTGCGCTACGAACAGCCCGCCTTGCTCTCTGCACTGCGAGCGCAAATTCTACCATCATTGTCGTCGATCGACATCAGGATTAATCCGGGCTTGATGGCGAAAGGCAGCAATCAACTGCAGAATGCGGAGAAAAAGCCGGAAAAAACGGCGCCTTTGCGTCATTTGAGCCAAGAAAGCGCGGAAGAACTGAAGGTTTTGGCGAGCCGCAGCCCGGAGAAACTGCGCAAGATATTGGAACGACTGGCGGCATTGGCCGGAGAGGGTGCCAACACAACCAGTCGTGATAAGTAG
- the secM gene encoding secA translation cis-regulator SecM, producing the protein MIGILNRWRQFGRRYFWPHLLLGMVAATLGAPSNLSGAPDQAALPSSSSSLNRQNSASSAFNSLALLQEAHRRPTFSVDYWQQHALRTVIRHLSFALAPQAVYARVQESETEAAEPPLQVAQLALLSTLNALLTHEPKPPTIIRHTHLEVLPALAQHQTGLWLAQVQGIRAGPAALS; encoded by the coding sequence GTGATCGGTATTCTAAATCGTTGGCGACAATTTGGCAGACGTTATTTCTGGCCCCATCTCCTGTTAGGGATGGTTGCGGCCACGCTTGGCGCACCTTCAAATTTGTCCGGCGCACCCGATCAGGCCGCTCTGCCAAGCAGCTCGTCCAGCCTTAACCGGCAAAATTCAGCCAGCAGCGCCTTTAACAGCCTGGCGTTGCTGCAGGAAGCGCACCGTCGCCCGACCTTCAGCGTCGACTACTGGCAACAGCATGCGCTTCGCACCGTCATTCGTCACCTTTCTTTCGCGCTGGCGCCGCAGGCGGTCTATGCGCGGGTGCAGGAGAGCGAAACCGAAGCGGCAGAACCTCCGTTGCAGGTGGCGCAGCTGGCGTTGCTTTCCACCCTCAACGCGCTGCTGACGCACGAGCCGAAGCCGCCGACCATCATTCGTCATACCCATCTCGAGGTGCTGCCTGCGCTGGCGCAGCATCAGACCGGCCTATGGCTGGCGCAGGTTCAGGGCATCCGCGCCGGGCCTGCCGCACTCAGCTGA